The Pirellulimonas nuda genome includes a region encoding these proteins:
- a CDS encoding GNAT family N-acetyltransferase encodes MPDTPEVKHDRDSQKFTLTTAGAESCLEYTLAEGGAMVITHTYVPTAGRGRGLAGQLAEAALGYAQSQQLRVVPQCSYIETYIQRHPEYRPLVTAGR; translated from the coding sequence ATGCCAGACACACCCGAAGTAAAGCACGACCGCGACTCTCAGAAGTTCACCCTCACCACCGCCGGCGCCGAGAGCTGCCTCGAGTACACGCTCGCGGAGGGAGGGGCGATGGTGATCACGCACACGTACGTCCCTACGGCCGGCCGTGGCCGCGGACTCGCGGGCCAGTTGGCGGAGGCGGCGTTGGGGTACGCCCAGTCGCAGCAGCTCCGCGTCGTCCCGCAGTGCTCGTACATCGAAACGTACATCCAACGGCACCCCGAGTACCGGCCGCTGGTGACCGCTGGCCGGTAG
- a CDS encoding type II toxin-antitoxin system VapC family toxin has translation MAQLVYIETTIPSYLAARPSRDLLQAARQQVTHDWWMTKRESYHLRISQTVIDEVEAGDPVAAKRRMGYLLGIPLLDLTEQVGEVALSILSSGLLPKKAARDAVHIAVSCVHKVDFLMTWNCRHIANAAIMKELSAVVADCGYEMPILCTPDELLGA, from the coding sequence TTGGCTCAGCTCGTCTACATCGAAACGACGATTCCGAGCTACTTGGCCGCGCGGCCGAGCCGCGACCTGCTTCAAGCAGCACGGCAGCAGGTTACACACGACTGGTGGATGACCAAACGCGAGAGCTACCACCTGCGCATCTCTCAAACCGTGATCGATGAGGTGGAAGCGGGTGACCCCGTCGCCGCCAAGCGACGGATGGGGTACCTGCTCGGGATTCCGCTGCTTGACCTTACCGAGCAAGTGGGCGAAGTGGCCCTGTCCATCCTGAGCTCCGGGTTGCTTCCTAAGAAAGCGGCACGAGACGCGGTTCACATTGCGGTTTCGTGCGTCCATAAGGTTGATTTTTTGATGACCTGGAATTGCCGTCACATCGCCAATGCAGCAATAATGAAGGAGCTTTCCGCTGTCGTTGCCGACTGCGGCTACGAGATGCCCATTCTGTGCACGCCAGACGAGCTGCTTGGAGCGTAA
- a CDS encoding VOC family protein — MPLTPFHLAVQVHDLAAARAFYGGVLGCAEGRSSDRWVDFDFFGHQFVCHENRDLEVAHHANAVDGHAVPTPHFGVVLEMDAWRELAQRISAAGVAFIIEPYTRFAGEPGEQATMFFADPSGNALEFKAFRDIAAQLFAT; from the coding sequence ATGCCGCTCACCCCCTTCCACCTCGCCGTCCAGGTGCACGACCTCGCCGCGGCCCGCGCGTTCTACGGCGGCGTGCTGGGATGCGCCGAGGGGCGTAGCAGCGACCGCTGGGTCGACTTCGATTTCTTCGGCCACCAGTTCGTGTGCCACGAGAACCGCGACCTGGAGGTGGCGCACCATGCCAACGCGGTCGACGGGCACGCGGTGCCGACGCCCCACTTTGGGGTGGTGCTAGAGATGGACGCCTGGCGTGAGCTCGCCCAGCGCATCAGTGCGGCCGGCGTGGCGTTCATCATCGAGCCCTACACCCGCTTCGCGGGGGAGCCGGGCGAGCAGGCGACGATGTTCTTTGCCGACCCCAGCGGCAACGCGCTGGAGTTCAAGGCGTTCCGAGACATCGCGGCGCAGTTGTTCGCGACCTAA